The proteins below come from a single Eubacterium limosum genomic window:
- a CDS encoding APC family permease, which translates to MKKDNRLSFFETLTMATGFTIGSGIITLTGIGIGMTGRSVFIAFAVCAVLFLISFRPLFIMSSVLPRMSAAYSYSKELITKEAGGLYVYIYFFGRITIAIFGISIAQYLASLIPALNNPVGMKVVAAGVLTLFYIINLFGIKNAAIVQNVLFVILVFSLLSFVIFGIGKVESNFFEQKAFFVNGFSGFYSAVSLLFFAVGGAYIITDFAPKIRNPEKVMTKVIYIVTIGVTVLYMFIGIVASGVIPQAEAAYQSLVVTARIVYPNNLLFSIFIVGGALGALITTLNSSFVWYSSSLIQACKDGWLPKAWGKTNKYEVPYILTTIFYILGLIPALLGMDLTVVSKIAVGMTILSILIPMAGILKLPEKYPEEWKQSVYSKRYPKWRLRTMVVITYLIMSTQVYALFAGNPATANVIILLYILGIGLYLFFKSKYKTLKTEGEGEKD; encoded by the coding sequence ATGAAAAAAGACAACAGGCTTTCTTTTTTCGAAACACTTACGATGGCAACCGGTTTTACAATAGGATCAGGAATTATTACGCTGACAGGTATCGGCATTGGAATGACTGGCAGAAGCGTTTTTATAGCATTTGCAGTGTGCGCTGTCCTGTTTCTGATCTCTTTTCGGCCCCTCTTTATTATGAGCAGCGTTCTTCCAAGAATGAGCGCTGCGTACAGCTACTCTAAAGAGCTGATTACAAAAGAGGCTGGCGGTTTATATGTATATATTTACTTTTTTGGACGGATCACGATTGCGATTTTTGGCATATCCATTGCGCAGTATCTGGCAAGCTTGATCCCCGCGCTTAACAATCCAGTGGGAATGAAGGTGGTGGCGGCAGGTGTTTTGACTTTGTTTTATATCATTAACCTTTTCGGTATAAAAAATGCAGCGATTGTGCAGAATGTACTCTTTGTTATTTTGGTATTCAGCCTGCTCTCCTTTGTTATTTTTGGCATTGGAAAGGTGGAATCCAATTTTTTTGAACAAAAAGCATTCTTCGTAAATGGATTCAGTGGGTTTTACTCTGCGGTTTCACTTTTATTTTTCGCTGTTGGGGGTGCATATATCATCACGGATTTTGCACCGAAGATCAGAAATCCTGAAAAGGTGATGACAAAGGTTATCTATATTGTGACCATTGGTGTGACGGTATTGTATATGTTTATTGGCATTGTGGCAAGCGGTGTGATTCCACAGGCCGAAGCAGCATACCAATCCCTGGTTGTCACGGCGCGCATTGTATATCCCAATAATTTGCTTTTCAGCATTTTCATTGTCGGTGGAGCGCTGGGAGCATTAATCACCACTCTAAATTCAAGCTTTGTATGGTATTCGAGCTCCTTGATTCAGGCCTGTAAGGATGGCTGGCTGCCGAAAGCCTGGGGAAAAACAAACAAATACGAGGTTCCCTACATCCTGACGACTATTTTCTATATTCTGGGGCTCATCCCTGCGCTTTTAGGGATGGATTTAACGGTGGTTTCTAAAATTGCGGTTGGTATGACGATTTTGTCGATATTGATCCCGATGGCAGGGATTTTGAAATTACCGGAGAAGTATCCAGAAGAATGGAAGCAAAGCGTTTATTCGAAGCGTTATCCAAAATGGCGGCTCAGAACCATGGTGGTCATCACATACCTTATTATGTCCACCCAGGTATATGCTCTGTTTGCGGGGAATCCGGCAACGGCAAATGTCATAATACTGCTTTATATTTTAGGAATAGGCTTATATTTGTTTTTTAAATCAAAATACAAGACATTAAAAACAGAAGGCGAAGGAGAGAAAGATTAG
- a CDS encoding MFS transporter: protein MKKLSNYIKFSYGFADLCFIFMVTFSNTYYLVFFTEVLKISPVQAGVIMTFGRILDTISVPILGPIIEKSNFKWGRYRSWILIGSFFILLFNTIMCANLTGLPEGAYIVLYTIFYAAFCIATNVSYIGYTSLNSTLTVDAAERVQLSTFRGQGNSIGKILAGWCLLPLIYLVAGAQEMTVQGFFITALLLGLLTVLGYGNLFAATKDYKDSGVTVKGGKAEKVTVAQMFKQVVTNRPLLAILVADICRVLTTLLIVAMFPYFYIYVVKNPDIIPTFFGLTSILMLIGSTLVPFITKKLTKKQTYILGMVWICAALVLMFFNANNATLVLIIACIGYVGVAFPNVVNTAMYADITDYSEWKTGYNARAVIFSVYQLSIKIAAVFSTSVAAFGLGLIGLQSGVEPMPEVIEGIKSLAMFFPAGVSLVAVIAMLFYNVNERKLPELRAEIAERKMADN, encoded by the coding sequence ATGAAAAAATTAAGTAATTACATAAAATTTTCATATGGCTTTGCAGATTTATGCTTTATTTTTATGGTTACATTTTCAAATACTTACTATCTGGTTTTTTTTACAGAGGTATTGAAAATTTCTCCAGTTCAGGCAGGGGTTATCATGACCTTTGGCCGTATTTTGGACACGATCAGTGTTCCGATACTTGGACCAATTATTGAAAAAAGTAATTTTAAATGGGGGCGCTACCGTTCATGGATACTCATTGGTTCGTTCTTTATACTTCTTTTCAATACAATTATGTGTGCAAACCTGACAGGACTGCCTGAAGGTGCCTACATTGTGCTCTATACGATTTTCTATGCGGCATTCTGTATTGCCACTAATGTTTCATACATTGGCTATACATCCTTAAATTCAACACTGACGGTTGATGCGGCGGAGCGTGTGCAGCTCTCCACCTTCCGCGGGCAGGGAAACTCCATTGGCAAAATTCTGGCTGGCTGGTGCCTGCTGCCATTAATCTATCTGGTTGCCGGCGCTCAGGAAATGACCGTACAGGGATTCTTTATTACAGCTTTGTTATTAGGGCTTCTGACGGTTTTAGGATATGGGAATCTTTTTGCGGCCACAAAAGACTACAAGGATTCAGGCGTTACTGTCAAGGGTGGTAAGGCCGAAAAAGTCACAGTCGCACAGATGTTTAAGCAGGTGGTAACAAACCGTCCGCTTTTGGCGATTTTAGTGGCAGATATATGCAGAGTATTAACAACGCTGTTGATTGTTGCAATGTTCCCTTATTTTTACATCTATGTTGTCAAAAATCCGGATATCATTCCAACATTTTTCGGATTGACCAGTATTCTCATGCTTATTGGGTCAACGCTTGTACCGTTCATCACCAAAAAGCTGACAAAAAAACAAACCTATATTTTAGGTATGGTTTGGATTTGTGCTGCGTTGGTGCTCATGTTCTTTAACGCAAATAATGCGACGCTCGTTTTGATTATTGCCTGTATCGGCTATGTGGGGGTCGCCTTCCCGAACGTTGTCAATACAGCCATGTACGCAGATATCACTGATTACAGCGAATGGAAAACAGGTTATAATGCCCGAGCGGTTATATTCAGTGTTTACCAGCTTTCCATAAAAATTGCGGCGGTATTCTCGACGAGCGTAGCAGCCTTTGGCCTTGGGCTTATCGGCCTTCAAAGCGGGGTTGAGCCAATGCCGGAAGTCATAGAAGGTATAAAATCGCTGGCAATGTTTTTCCCGGCAGGCGTCAGCCTGGTCGCTGTGATTGCGATGCTGTTTTATAACGTCAATGAAAGAAAATTACCAGAATTGCGCGCTGAAATCGCGGAAAGAAAGATGGCTGACAATTAA
- a CDS encoding cation-translocating P-type ATPase — protein sequence MSETFFNRSAQETLGELHTSSSGLSTAEAESRTKTFGPNKLSEGKKKSIAVVFLEQFKDLLVVILTIAAIISLLSGESESTIVIFAVLLLNAVLGTVQYVKAEKSLESLKAMSSPVARVIRDGARLEIPSQEVVPGDILLLEAGDLVVADGRILENFSLKVNESSLTGESESVDKTADTIPSEKVALGDQINMVFSGSLVTYGRATVVVTSTGMGTELGKIASLMNQTQQRKTPLQTSLDNFSKKLAVIILAVCVVVFMLSVFRSHMPVLDSLMFAVALAVAAIPEALSSIVTIVLAMGTQKMARQNAVIKDLKAVESLGAVSVICSDKTGTLTQNRMCPQKIYADGRLASCEDYDLTNGAQRLLLKIALLASDATTDEDAGTSIGDPTEVALVQIGDSFGIEESTYRSQHPRLRELPFDSDRKLMSTLHELEKVPTLLTKGALDVMLERSNWIYTTDGILPMTDEKRSEIINTNRSLSEEGLRVLAFAYRELSEVRDLSIEDENDFVFVGLISMIDPPRPESVQAVADAKRGGIRTVMITGDHKITATAIARQVGIFEDGDIAVEGVELDAMTDAELDEKLPRISVYARVSPEHKIRIVDAWQRQGRIVSMTGDGVNDAPALKKADIGVAMGITGTEVSKDAASMILTDDNFATIVKAVINGRNIYANIKNAIQFLLSGNTAGILCVLYASLMALPVPFAPVHLLFINLLTDSLPAIAIGMEPSRRGLLNQPPRNPKEPILNGSLLRRIVSQGLLIAVATMAAFYLGHQSGNAMLASTMAFATLTLARLFHGFNCRGDESIFRLKFGTNKYSLMAFFGGILLLAAVLFIPGLNTLFLVAPLTMAQIGQIGLLAFLPTLIIQIVKMITDRQHDSAVTGKASLSDD from the coding sequence ATGTCAGAAACCTTTTTTAACCGTTCTGCGCAGGAAACACTGGGCGAGCTCCATACCTCGTCCTCAGGCCTCAGCACCGCCGAGGCTGAAAGCCGGACCAAAACCTTTGGCCCCAACAAGCTTTCAGAGGGCAAGAAAAAAAGCATCGCTGTGGTTTTTCTGGAGCAGTTCAAAGATCTGCTGGTGGTTATCCTAACCATTGCCGCCATTATTTCCCTGCTTTCGGGTGAAAGCGAAAGCACCATTGTTATTTTTGCTGTTTTACTTTTAAACGCTGTACTCGGCACTGTTCAGTATGTCAAAGCTGAAAAATCCCTCGAGAGTCTGAAGGCCATGTCTTCGCCCGTTGCCCGGGTGATCCGCGACGGCGCGCGCCTTGAGATCCCCTCCCAGGAGGTGGTTCCCGGTGATATTCTGCTGCTGGAGGCCGGCGACCTGGTGGTTGCCGACGGACGTATCCTGGAAAACTTTTCACTCAAGGTCAATGAAAGCTCACTGACTGGTGAATCCGAAAGTGTCGACAAAACCGCCGATACCATTCCGTCGGAAAAGGTAGCCCTCGGCGACCAGATCAACATGGTTTTCTCCGGTTCTCTTGTAACCTATGGACGGGCAACCGTTGTTGTCACCTCCACGGGTATGGGCACAGAGCTCGGTAAAATCGCTTCTCTCATGAACCAGACCCAGCAGCGGAAAACACCGCTTCAGACCAGTCTTGATAATTTCAGCAAAAAACTGGCTGTCATTATTCTGGCCGTCTGTGTGGTGGTTTTCATGCTCTCCGTTTTCCGCAGCCACATGCCGGTTCTGGATTCTCTGATGTTCGCTGTTGCCCTGGCTGTAGCCGCCATCCCTGAGGCGCTCAGCTCCATCGTGACCATCGTACTGGCCATGGGCACACAAAAAATGGCCAGACAGAATGCCGTTATCAAGGATCTCAAGGCCGTCGAAAGCCTCGGCGCCGTCTCCGTGATCTGTTCAGATAAAACCGGAACACTGACCCAGAACCGCATGTGTCCCCAGAAGATCTATGCTGACGGCAGGCTCGCCTCCTGTGAGGATTATGACCTTACCAACGGTGCGCAGCGCCTGCTGTTAAAAATCGCCTTGCTCGCCAGCGACGCCACCACCGATGAAGACGCAGGCACATCCATTGGGGACCCCACCGAGGTGGCTCTGGTACAGATCGGCGACTCCTTTGGCATTGAAGAGTCTACCTACCGAAGCCAGCACCCCCGCTTGCGTGAGCTGCCTTTTGACTCTGACCGCAAGCTCATGAGTACACTTCACGAGCTTGAAAAAGTACCGACCCTGCTGACAAAGGGTGCGCTCGATGTCATGCTTGAGCGCTCCAACTGGATCTACACCACCGATGGTATCCTGCCAATGACCGATGAAAAGCGCAGCGAGATCATCAACACCAACCGCTCTCTGTCCGAGGAAGGGCTCCGCGTTCTGGCCTTTGCTTACCGTGAACTCTCCGAGGTGCGGGATCTGTCCATAGAGGATGAAAATGATTTTGTGTTCGTTGGTTTGATCTCCATGATCGACCCGCCGCGTCCAGAATCTGTCCAGGCTGTGGCTGACGCCAAACGGGGCGGTATCCGCACTGTCATGATCACCGGGGACCACAAGATCACCGCAACCGCCATCGCAAGGCAGGTCGGTATCTTTGAGGACGGTGATATTGCGGTGGAAGGCGTTGAGCTCGACGCCATGACCGATGCCGAGCTGGACGAAAAGCTTCCCCGAATTTCTGTCTACGCCCGTGTCTCACCCGAGCATAAAATCCGCATTGTCGACGCCTGGCAGCGCCAGGGACGCATTGTCTCCATGACCGGTGACGGCGTCAATGACGCTCCAGCCCTTAAAAAAGCCGACATCGGCGTAGCAATGGGTATTACCGGTACCGAGGTCAGCAAAGACGCAGCGTCCATGATCCTGACCGACGATAACTTTGCCACCATTGTCAAGGCTGTTATCAACGGGCGTAATATCTATGCCAATATTAAAAACGCCATTCAGTTTCTGCTTTCAGGTAACACTGCGGGTATCCTCTGTGTGCTGTACGCCTCACTGATGGCTCTGCCTGTTCCTTTTGCTCCAGTGCATTTGCTGTTCATAAACCTGCTGACTGACAGCCTACCCGCCATTGCCATTGGCATGGAGCCCTCACGCCGCGGACTGTTGAACCAGCCGCCCCGCAACCCTAAGGAACCGATTTTAAACGGCAGTCTGCTCAGGCGCATTGTCTCTCAAGGCCTGCTGATCGCTGTTGCCACCATGGCCGCCTTTTACCTTGGACATCAGTCTGGCAACGCCATGCTGGCCAGCACCATGGCCTTTGCAACCCTGACCCTGGCCCGTCTTTTCCACGGTTTTAACTGCCGTGGTGATGAATCCATTTTCCGGCTGAAGTTCGGAACGAACAAATACTCACTCATGGCCTTCTTTGGCGGTATCTTGCTTCTCGCAGCGGTGCTGTTCATACCTGGCCTTAATACCCTGTTCCTTGTGGCGCCGCTCACCATGGCCCAGATCGGCCAGATTGGCCTGCTGGCATTCCTGCCTACCCTGATCATTCAGATTGTCAAAATGATCACTGACCGGCAGCACGACAGTGCCGTGACTGGCAAAGCTAGTCTTTCGGACGATTAA
- a CDS encoding uroporphyrinogen decarboxylase family protein: MVNKNVDQLYEEREKRYIQAVDLEQPDRVPHETRFGEYWAINYAGYPIKGSAVDPKIMGEAMEKIAQDFATDTCPSLFSRNPLFYKSLKSINFTESKTGIMQHPEVSCMDRSEYDAFIKNPFGFIVDKILPRVYKALDSEGAGYGMSLVRAMNIQTDMTTPILMEAGRVSKKYGLPLTGAGLVEAPMDYISDMIRGFSEITMDIRRCPEKVAAAAEAVLPLMDRLAAQLPAVKGKLISIPLHMPVFMREKDFAKLWWPTFKEMVERMAARGQYMRIYFEGDWTRYYDYLQDLPKGHILGAFEYMDPQLAKDKLGKTMCITAGYDVSLLQYGTKEKVLDEAKKLMDVLAPGGGYIFTVAKGITYPNDGTPENVRALYEFVESYGKY; the protein is encoded by the coding sequence ATGGTGAATAAAAACGTGGATCAGTTGTATGAAGAAAGAGAAAAGAGGTATATTCAGGCCGTCGATTTAGAACAGCCGGACAGGGTTCCTCATGAAACGCGGTTTGGTGAGTATTGGGCGATTAATTACGCTGGCTATCCTATTAAGGGAAGCGCGGTAGATCCAAAGATAATGGGAGAGGCAATGGAGAAAATCGCGCAGGATTTTGCGACAGACACATGCCCGTCATTGTTTTCAAGAAATCCGTTGTTTTACAAATCATTGAAATCAATCAATTTTACTGAAAGTAAAACTGGAATTATGCAGCATCCAGAAGTCAGCTGTATGGACCGTTCAGAGTATGATGCTTTTATTAAAAATCCATTTGGGTTTATTGTGGATAAGATTTTACCGAGAGTCTACAAAGCTTTGGATTCAGAGGGGGCTGGTTATGGGATGTCACTTGTCCGCGCGATGAATATACAGACCGACATGACAACCCCGATTTTGATGGAGGCGGGACGTGTCAGTAAGAAATATGGTCTTCCTCTGACAGGCGCAGGACTGGTTGAAGCGCCAATGGATTATATTTCGGATATGATTCGCGGGTTTTCAGAAATTACAATGGATATTCGGAGGTGCCCGGAAAAAGTTGCGGCAGCAGCCGAAGCCGTATTGCCGCTGATGGACCGGTTAGCAGCCCAGCTGCCTGCGGTAAAGGGGAAGCTCATCAGCATTCCGCTTCATATGCCTGTTTTTATGCGGGAAAAAGATTTTGCAAAGCTTTGGTGGCCGACTTTTAAAGAAATGGTAGAGCGCATGGCGGCAAGAGGGCAATATATGCGTATTTATTTTGAAGGTGACTGGACGCGCTATTATGACTATCTTCAGGATCTGCCAAAGGGGCATATCCTTGGAGCCTTTGAATATATGGACCCGCAGCTGGCTAAAGACAAGCTGGGTAAGACCATGTGTATTACAGCCGGTTATGATGTGTCATTGCTTCAGTATGGTACAAAAGAAAAAGTCCTTGATGAAGCGAAAAAATTGATGGATGTTCTGGCGCCGGGCGGAGGTTATATATTTACCGTTGCCAAAGGCATTACCTATCCAAATGACGGAACACCGGAAAATGTAAGGGCGCTGTATGAATTTGTAGAATCCTACGGAAAATATTAG
- a CDS encoding uroporphyrinogen decarboxylase family protein gives MEINKNTVERNQLYTDVRSGKIPKRVPINLNMDAAAVLEYAGYNLNIHQFDINYLIKAMERVAEDFESDNLGVTTVRFPHFYKLLGARHFQMGSDGFLQHPEISVMEPGEYDALIEAPYKFLWDAIIPRLYKELDKPWPESSMSLAKGFSSFYGTMGKIGAAKNEICLKYGKSNLGGAFAQTDAPMDFIADLLRSFTGMSMDIRRNPEKVEAACEAILPLMIKAGAKGTPEVRGACMIPLHMATYIKEKDFERFYWPTFKKLVEELVKTNTAVSIFMENDFTRYLDYMQELPEGCQLMAEFGDPRLFKEKLGSKFILTGFYPLSLLKAGTLQQVKDKAKEIIDVLAPGGNYIFSLDKSLLRANDADINLYKELLNFVKEYGVY, from the coding sequence ATGGAAATAAATAAAAATACAGTTGAAAGAAATCAGCTTTACACCGATGTGCGTTCCGGAAAAATTCCCAAGCGTGTGCCCATTAATCTGAACATGGACGCAGCCGCTGTCCTGGAGTATGCAGGCTACAATCTAAATATTCACCAGTTTGATATCAATTATCTGATAAAGGCCATGGAACGCGTCGCGGAGGATTTTGAAAGCGACAACCTTGGCGTCACAACTGTGCGGTTTCCGCATTTTTACAAGCTTCTGGGCGCAAGGCATTTTCAGATGGGGAGCGATGGCTTTCTGCAGCATCCGGAAATTTCTGTGATGGAGCCTGGGGAATATGACGCATTGATTGAAGCACCCTACAAATTCCTTTGGGATGCGATTATCCCAAGACTGTATAAAGAACTCGATAAGCCGTGGCCGGAATCCTCTATGTCCCTGGCAAAAGGTTTTTCAAGCTTTTATGGAACAATGGGAAAAATCGGTGCAGCTAAAAATGAAATCTGCCTTAAGTATGGTAAATCGAATCTGGGCGGTGCTTTTGCGCAAACAGATGCGCCCATGGATTTTATCGCAGACCTGCTCCGATCCTTTACGGGTATGTCCATGGATATTCGAAGGAATCCGGAAAAGGTTGAGGCAGCGTGTGAAGCGATCCTCCCACTGATGATCAAGGCAGGAGCCAAGGGAACGCCTGAGGTGCGCGGCGCCTGTATGATTCCGCTCCATATGGCAACCTATATTAAAGAGAAGGATTTTGAGCGCTTCTACTGGCCAACCTTTAAAAAGCTGGTTGAGGAGCTGGTTAAAACCAATACGGCAGTTTCAATTTTTATGGAAAATGATTTTACGCGCTACCTCGATTATATGCAGGAGCTTCCAGAGGGCTGCCAGTTGATGGCAGAGTTTGGTGATCCCAGGCTTTTTAAAGAAAAACTTGGTTCAAAATTTATCCTCACAGGTTTTTATCCTCTGTCACTGCTTAAAGCAGGCACATTACAGCAGGTGAAAGATAAGGCGAAGGAAATAATTGACGTGCTGGCGCCGGGCGGAAACTATATTTTCAGCTTAGACAAATCGCTGCTTCGGGCAAATGACGCGGATATAAATCTGTATAAAGAATTATTGAATTTCGTTAAAGAATACGGCGTTTATTAA
- a CDS encoding TetR/AcrR family transcriptional regulator, which yields MDTYKNTDDGQRENILYTAKALFLELGYRKTTIALIAEKAGVSVGLVNYYFKKEEIVGQIFHDFILYIRRFLNKKLGFMIENQFQMHILFNRIFFIKIFETPAASELYSLLREKELYLDATHNYIRSSMSAIILEFDLDIQPQMFRKLTVAEYGARKALYQDIYNSPNKEISIDFTDFLSTISVRLAGVTPEIIDKNIKHCNKLMRYIDLDNIHFEDDFHSLDETP from the coding sequence ATGGATACATACAAAAATACAGACGATGGACAAAGAGAAAACATTTTATATACAGCAAAAGCACTTTTCCTAGAACTAGGCTACCGTAAAACAACAATTGCGTTAATCGCTGAAAAAGCTGGTGTTTCGGTTGGACTGGTGAATTATTATTTCAAAAAAGAAGAAATTGTCGGTCAGATATTTCACGACTTTATTCTTTATATTCGCCGTTTTCTAAACAAAAAGCTTGGCTTTATGATCGAGAACCAGTTCCAAATGCACATATTATTTAATCGTATTTTTTTCATTAAAATTTTTGAGACCCCCGCGGCCTCAGAACTATATAGTCTTCTCCGTGAAAAAGAGCTTTACCTGGATGCGACCCATAATTATATTCGCAGCTCCATGTCTGCCATTATTCTGGAGTTCGATCTCGACATACAGCCACAAATGTTCAGAAAACTGACCGTCGCTGAATATGGCGCTCGAAAAGCGCTTTATCAGGATATCTACAACTCCCCCAACAAGGAAATTTCCATAGATTTTACCGACTTTTTATCAACCATTTCCGTCCGGTTGGCTGGCGTTACTCCTGAGATTATTGATAAGAATATAAAGCACTGCAATAAGCTTATGCGCTATATTGATCTTGACAACATTCATTTTGAAGATGATTTTCATTCTCTCGATGAAACGCCGTAG